From the Clostridiales bacterium FE2011 genome, one window contains:
- a CDS encoding SH3 domain-containing protein, whose protein sequence is MTVYRRRLLCLALVLSMLLTLIPAATGSRNSAYAEADRKGITLDKVNMRYGAGSDQKIAFTLPANHVCTILDTKTVQNVLWYKVETIDPARKNSNKYTGYIHGDFFRELTAEEVAQYNTTGNSATPTPVPVANGDTPTPTPTPVPAAGNVDLPAIAGSIGSVTAGGTNLREGPGTGYHSITRLDRNTQVELLTIPSIRGGGANTFYKVKYGNDVGYIMSDFISILSGGPQNGTSVVVTPVPASAVSAATPAPNTTAYTHVKLTLSSCHLRVSPDGDYDPNNDWTGKGTVLLLAGNPVKKGSYTWYPVSKDGKTYYVRNDCVQPYTDKDGTAVTPTPAPATATPVPATVTATPIPNDTQYGMVQLILTSCHLRTSPDGSYDAANDWEGRGSVLMLTGDPVTKGKYSWYPVRKDGKTYYVRSDCVQPLASITATPAAVTATPAPDAVTATPAPNAATATPVPANVTYTHVRLILTSAHLRSAPDGSYDSDNDWVGLGSTLPLAGSAVKQGGYNWYPVTKGGKKYYVREDCVQPYVDGNASTPTAVPEPTATINPNGIGWVKTTKGGVNLRATIGGTTIKQLKKGVTLPYLLEPVQKNGYTWYFVQDGNNRGYLRSDVVTVVNAPATTPTPTPAADGSTPGPTAVTPTETPATGYLKTNSGGVNLRKKAGYTDTIGRVDKNVVLPYYGEPTKVKGVNWYYVKHPTLGYGYLHGTYINLCNADGSALATPTPAPTNTPAPGTTAAPANNNQTEASYNTLKTGSTGDAVKNLVTELKNQGYYTGSVTSKYTTAVADAVKAFQKAKGLTVDGIAGAATQHKLFNTVPVGYANLENLTMTLYPAEKIDWYTGGINELWATGSNYKVYDVKTGIVWWAHRWSGGSHVDAEPLTAADTARLCRCYGVSNSQQIADKNLYQRRPLLVTIGSRTFACSLYGVPHNYPEGDTISDNDFKGQLCIHFTNSKTHSSKKVDSGHEQAIQYAWEHAPNGHK, encoded by the coding sequence ATGACCGTGTATCGCCGCCGTCTCCTGTGCCTTGCGCTGGTGCTGAGTATGCTGCTCACGCTGATCCCTGCCGCAACAGGAAGCCGGAACTCTGCCTATGCGGAAGCGGATCGCAAGGGAATCACGCTGGATAAGGTCAACATGCGCTATGGCGCAGGTTCCGACCAGAAGATTGCCTTTACTCTGCCGGCCAACCATGTCTGTACCATTCTGGATACCAAAACGGTCCAGAATGTACTTTGGTACAAGGTGGAAACCATCGATCCTGCCCGGAAGAACAGCAATAAATACACGGGCTATATCCACGGGGACTTTTTCCGTGAGCTGACTGCCGAAGAGGTTGCACAATACAACACCACCGGCAATTCCGCCACCCCCACGCCTGTCCCCGTTGCCAACGGAGATACTCCTACCCCTACGCCGACGCCCGTTCCCGCCGCCGGAAACGTTGACCTGCCTGCCATTGCCGGATCCATCGGTTCCGTTACCGCAGGCGGCACCAACCTGCGTGAAGGCCCCGGCACCGGCTATCACAGCATCACCCGCCTGGACCGCAACACCCAGGTGGAACTGCTGACCATCCCCTCCATCCGCGGAGGCGGCGCCAATACGTTCTATAAAGTCAAATACGGCAATGATGTCGGCTATATCATGAGCGACTTCATTTCCATTCTCAGCGGCGGCCCACAGAACGGGACTTCTGTTGTGGTCACCCCGGTTCCGGCTTCCGCCGTTTCCGCCGCGACCCCGGCTCCCAACACCACCGCCTATACCCATGTGAAACTCACCCTGTCCAGCTGCCACCTGCGCGTCAGCCCGGACGGCGACTATGATCCGAATAATGACTGGACGGGAAAGGGAACCGTCCTGCTGCTGGCCGGCAATCCCGTTAAGAAGGGAAGCTACACCTGGTATCCGGTCTCCAAGGACGGCAAAACCTACTACGTCCGGAATGACTGTGTGCAGCCTTATACCGACAAGGACGGCACCGCGGTGACGCCCACTCCCGCGCCTGCCACCGCCACGCCGGTTCCTGCCACCGTGACCGCGACTCCCATCCCCAATGACACCCAGTACGGTATGGTGCAGCTGATTCTGACCAGCTGCCACCTGCGCACCAGCCCCGACGGCTCCTATGACGCGGCAAACGACTGGGAAGGCCGTGGCAGCGTACTGATGCTGACCGGCGATCCCGTAACCAAGGGAAAATACAGCTGGTATCCCGTCCGCAAGGATGGCAAAACCTATTACGTACGGAGTGACTGCGTCCAGCCCCTTGCCAGCATCACCGCGACGCCCGCGGCTGTGACTGCCACCCCCGCACCGGATGCCGTAACGGCCACGCCGGCACCCAACGCCGCGACCGCCACACCGGTGCCCGCCAATGTGACCTATACCCACGTCCGTCTGATCCTGACCAGCGCCCACCTGCGGAGCGCCCCGGACGGATCCTATGATTCAGATAACGACTGGGTCGGTCTGGGCAGCACCCTGCCCCTGGCCGGAAGCGCCGTAAAACAGGGCGGCTATAACTGGTACCCGGTCACCAAGGGCGGAAAGAAGTACTACGTCCGTGAGGACTGCGTACAGCCTTATGTTGACGGCAATGCCAGCACCCCCACCGCGGTTCCGGAACCCACCGCCACCATTAATCCCAACGGGATCGGCTGGGTGAAAACCACAAAGGGCGGCGTAAACCTCCGGGCCACCATCGGCGGCACCACCATCAAGCAGCTGAAGAAAGGCGTTACCCTGCCTTACCTGCTGGAGCCGGTCCAGAAAAACGGCTACACCTGGTACTTCGTCCAGGACGGCAATAACCGGGGCTATCTCCGCAGCGACGTTGTCACCGTTGTCAATGCCCCTGCAACCACGCCTACGCCGACTCCCGCCGCGGACGGTTCAACTCCCGGTCCCACAGCCGTGACGCCGACTGAAACGCCTGCTACCGGCTACCTGAAGACCAATTCCGGCGGCGTGAACCTGCGGAAGAAGGCCGGTTATACCGACACCATCGGCCGGGTGGACAAGAACGTTGTCCTGCCTTACTACGGAGAACCGACCAAGGTGAAGGGCGTCAACTGGTACTATGTCAAGCACCCGACCCTGGGCTACGGATACCTGCACGGAACCTATATCAACCTGTGCAATGCGGACGGTTCCGCTCTCGCGACGCCGACTCCCGCCCCCACCAACACCCCGGCGCCCGGCACAACCGCCGCGCCCGCCAATAACAACCAGACCGAAGCCAGCTATAACACCCTGAAGACCGGTTCCACCGGCGACGCCGTGAAGAACCTGGTAACCGAACTGAAGAACCAGGGATATTACACCGGCTCTGTCACCAGCAAGTACACCACCGCGGTTGCAGACGCCGTCAAGGCCTTCCAGAAGGCCAAGGGCCTGACCGTGGACGGTATTGCCGGCGCTGCCACCCAGCACAAGCTCTTCAACACCGTGCCGGTAGGCTACGCAAACCTCGAAAACCTGACCATGACCCTGTACCCGGCTGAAAAGATCGACTGGTACACCGGCGGCATCAATGAGCTGTGGGCCACAGGCAGCAACTACAAGGTTTATGACGTGAAGACCGGTATCGTCTGGTGGGCGCACCGCTGGTCCGGCGGATCCCACGTTGACGCGGAACCGCTGACCGCCGCCGATACCGCACGGCTGTGCAGGTGCTACGGCGTATCCAACAGCCAGCAGATCGCGGACAAGAACCTGTATCAGCGCCGCCCGCTGCTGGTCACCATCGGCTCCAGAACCTTCGCCTGCTCGCTGTATGGCGTACCGCATAACTATCCGGAAGGCGACACCATCAGCGACAACGACTTCAAGGGCCAGCTGTGTATCCACTTTACCAACAGTAAGACCCACAGCAGTAAAAAGGTGGACAGCGGTCACGAGCAGGCCATCCAGTATGCCTGGGAGCATGCTCCGAACGGACACAAGTAA
- a CDS encoding leucine--tRNA ligase gives MDRIYDPKVIEPKWQKFWEDHQTFRTDVWDFSKPKFYALDMFPYPSGVGLHAGHPEGYTATDIVSRMKRMQGYNVLHPMGYDSFGLPAEQYAVTTGHHPEGFTKENIKTFSHQLKELGFDYDWDKMIATSDPDFYKWTQWIFKQLYLDGYAQYIDMPVNWCEELGTVLSNDEVIDGKSERGGYPVVRKNMKQWVIDQPAFAEKLLEGLEEIDWPESTKDMQRHWIGKSTGVEVKFQIVGGGEFSIFTTCIETIYGITFMVLAPDGQLVQDLMPRIKNQEEVKAYIEETRKKNDMDRTELNKGKTGCRLEGVKCINPANGKEAELFIGDFVLASYGTGAVMAVPSHDQRDFEYAVAHNIPMIQVIDGADVSEHAFEKQDYLGKGCKLINSEEFTGLTVEEAKEAITAKLEKMGVAKRTVNYHFREWIFARQRYWGEPVPVVHTEDGKIYPLPDDELPLILPELEDYKGKNGKAPLENAEEWKHYDKNGVKGLRETSTMPGSAGSSWYYMRYIDPHNDKEFADYKLLEHWLPVDLYIGGPEHAVGHLMYSRIWNRYLYDKGLSPVKEPFKKLVHQGMILGENGIKMGKRFPKYVVNPSDIVDKYGADTLRLYEMFMGPLEVSKPWSPQGVEGARKFLNRVWTFFMNEENITVENDGALDRVFHQTVKKVSGDFESLGFNTAISQMMIFVNACYKNGTCPKAYAEAFVKMLSCICPHIGEEMWNLLGHENTIAYEPWPVWDEEKIKEDTIQIPVQVNGKVRATVEIGVDEGQDSVLEKAHAMKNVQSFIEGKTIVKEIYVKGRIVNIVVK, from the coding sequence ATGGACCGCATTTATGACCCGAAAGTCATCGAACCCAAATGGCAGAAGTTCTGGGAGGATCACCAGACCTTCCGTACGGACGTGTGGGACTTTTCCAAGCCCAAGTTCTACGCGCTGGATATGTTCCCTTATCCCAGCGGCGTCGGCCTGCATGCCGGTCATCCGGAAGGCTATACCGCCACGGATATCGTCAGCCGCATGAAGCGGATGCAGGGCTATAACGTCCTCCATCCCATGGGATACGACAGCTTCGGACTGCCGGCGGAACAGTATGCCGTTACCACCGGACATCATCCGGAAGGCTTTACAAAGGAAAACATCAAGACCTTCAGCCATCAGCTGAAGGAGCTTGGTTTTGACTATGACTGGGACAAGATGATCGCCACCAGCGATCCGGATTTCTATAAGTGGACCCAGTGGATCTTCAAACAGCTGTATCTGGACGGCTACGCCCAGTACATCGATATGCCTGTGAACTGGTGCGAAGAGCTGGGCACCGTGCTGTCCAATGACGAAGTCATCGACGGCAAGAGCGAACGCGGCGGTTATCCCGTGGTCCGCAAGAACATGAAGCAGTGGGTCATCGACCAGCCCGCCTTCGCTGAAAAGCTGCTGGAGGGCCTGGAAGAGATCGACTGGCCGGAAAGCACCAAGGATATGCAGCGCCACTGGATCGGAAAGAGCACCGGCGTTGAGGTGAAATTCCAGATCGTCGGCGGCGGCGAATTCAGCATCTTCACCACCTGTATCGAGACCATTTACGGCATCACCTTCATGGTGCTTGCACCCGACGGCCAGCTGGTACAGGATCTGATGCCCCGGATCAAGAACCAGGAAGAAGTCAAAGCCTATATTGAAGAAACCCGCAAGAAGAACGACATGGACCGGACCGAGCTCAACAAGGGCAAGACCGGCTGCCGCCTCGAAGGCGTCAAGTGCATCAACCCCGCCAACGGCAAGGAAGCAGAGCTGTTCATCGGCGACTTTGTGCTGGCCAGCTACGGCACCGGCGCGGTTATGGCCGTTCCCAGCCACGACCAGCGTGACTTTGAGTACGCCGTGGCCCACAACATCCCGATGATCCAGGTCATCGACGGTGCGGACGTCAGCGAGCATGCCTTTGAAAAGCAGGATTACCTCGGCAAGGGCTGCAAGCTGATCAACAGTGAGGAGTTCACCGGCCTGACCGTGGAGGAAGCCAAGGAAGCCATCACCGCCAAGCTGGAGAAGATGGGCGTGGCCAAGCGCACGGTCAACTATCACTTCCGGGAGTGGATCTTTGCCCGCCAGCGTTACTGGGGCGAACCCGTGCCGGTGGTGCATACCGAAGACGGAAAGATTTACCCCCTGCCGGATGATGAGCTGCCGCTCATCCTGCCGGAGCTGGAAGACTATAAGGGCAAGAACGGCAAGGCCCCGCTTGAAAACGCCGAAGAGTGGAAACACTATGACAAAAACGGCGTAAAGGGTCTCCGGGAAACCAGCACCATGCCGGGTTCCGCCGGCAGCAGCTGGTACTATATGCGCTATATCGATCCGCACAACGACAAGGAGTTCGCGGATTACAAACTGCTGGAGCACTGGCTGCCGGTTGACCTGTACATCGGCGGACCGGAACACGCGGTCGGCCACCTGATGTACAGCCGGATCTGGAACCGCTACCTGTACGACAAGGGCCTGAGCCCCGTGAAAGAGCCCTTCAAAAAGCTGGTTCACCAGGGCATGATCCTCGGTGAGAACGGCATCAAGATGGGCAAGCGCTTCCCCAAGTACGTGGTCAACCCCAGCGACATCGTGGATAAGTACGGCGCGGACACCCTGAGGCTGTACGAGATGTTCATGGGACCGCTGGAAGTTTCCAAGCCCTGGAGTCCCCAGGGTGTGGAAGGCGCCCGGAAGTTCCTGAACCGGGTCTGGACCTTCTTCATGAATGAAGAGAACATCACCGTGGAAAACGACGGCGCCCTGGACCGGGTCTTCCACCAGACCGTGAAGAAGGTCAGCGGAGACTTTGAATCCCTGGGCTTCAACACCGCCATCAGCCAGATGATGATCTTCGTGAATGCCTGCTACAAGAACGGCACCTGCCCGAAAGCCTATGCCGAAGCCTTTGTGAAGATGCTCAGCTGCATCTGCCCCCACATCGGCGAGGAAATGTGGAACCTGCTGGGCCACGAAAATACCATCGCCTATGAACCCTGGCCCGTCTGGGACGAGGAGAAGATCAAGGAAGACACGATCCAGATCCCTGTCCAGGTTAACGGCAAGGTCCGGGCCACCGTGGAAATCGGCGTGGATGAGGGACAGGACAGCGTGCTGGAGAAGGCACATGCCATGAAGAACGTTCAGTCCTTCATCGAAGGCAAGACCATCGTCAAGGAAATCTACGTGAAGGGCAGAATTGTCAACATCGTAGTGAAATAA